The Citrifermentans bemidjiense Bem genome window below encodes:
- a CDS encoding alpha-amylase family glycosyl hydrolase encodes MGIHVSIHYDNSGGFSDPYLWVWYAGAAAADDFKATGTDSFGSVFDVDVKRSDFSFKFKNGPGTTGAWEGPGLDRRFRPLKGLPEAQVMTEIWCRGDKAFVYPTLPAVPEADSAANFLKTLTPAKGIYLPDSGSLSGLGATTLAGGGVLFGLYHPNAGRVFVFGSFNDWQRPGHDTPLPEKFCELKLYRGYFGIPNTWLLVLPQAKPGDEYKFCVQGGVSSDDKGRFQQYFTDPYARELGPDYGMNNSKIVDAGTFAWTDQNWHTPNRSKLILYEMSVYGFTEGDNGIVNPGKFAGITERIDAGYFNDLGVTALALMPLAEYPGPQGSRVLGYSTSLFCAVERDFGSCDDLRQLVDNAHGKGIAVILDEVFNHTSNDFNPLYKMILEHPDEEFNPEEGGLYFSGKTRWGNRVATEKEDVQNLLIDACKLMLVEYHVDGFRFDATHTDWMDHGFVLRLARELTSFRPSVVLIAENLPNQQDLNRSGYDGFSQWSDPFHDKMKALLREGVFDNSNFYNADKLADIFYFSKSLYAAHTNNAVNYVESHDESSVSYEVKTNPALDQPATKERKARLGLFCTMTALGIPMLYMGGEFNVERDRNIVSFDWPSDGPGSNGFFRWASRLIRLRRRYPALQIEGYSPAETGQFAWILGPWMDGRHGGGSLVLGWRLWPTQFAHDAMVVLLNFENRTVSVDLELGARGTWLKLADADNANDIAPEGSNSVSDAAALKSSDGRFGSFDLPSSSCFLYKWESGQA; translated from the coding sequence ATGGGAATACACGTCAGCATCCACTATGACAATTCGGGTGGCTTCTCTGATCCTTACCTGTGGGTCTGGTATGCTGGGGCGGCTGCCGCGGATGACTTCAAGGCCACCGGAACGGACAGCTTTGGCTCTGTGTTCGATGTCGACGTCAAGCGATCAGACTTTTCCTTCAAATTCAAAAACGGCCCCGGCACCACCGGCGCATGGGAAGGCCCTGGCCTGGACCGGCGCTTCAGGCCACTCAAGGGGTTGCCCGAGGCCCAGGTGATGACGGAGATCTGGTGCCGGGGGGACAAAGCGTTTGTCTATCCCACCTTGCCGGCGGTTCCGGAAGCCGACTCGGCAGCAAATTTCCTCAAAACCCTGACCCCCGCCAAAGGAATCTACCTGCCCGATTCAGGCTCCCTGTCGGGATTGGGCGCCACTACCCTTGCCGGCGGCGGCGTGCTCTTCGGTCTCTACCACCCGAACGCCGGCCGCGTCTTCGTGTTCGGCAGCTTCAACGACTGGCAAAGACCCGGCCACGACACGCCTCTTCCCGAAAAGTTCTGCGAGCTAAAACTGTACCGGGGGTACTTCGGCATCCCCAACACCTGGCTCTTGGTACTGCCGCAGGCAAAACCCGGCGACGAGTACAAGTTCTGCGTGCAGGGGGGCGTGTCAAGCGACGACAAGGGGCGCTTCCAGCAGTACTTCACCGACCCCTATGCCAGAGAGCTTGGCCCCGACTACGGCATGAACAACAGCAAGATAGTCGACGCCGGGACCTTTGCCTGGACCGATCAGAACTGGCACACGCCCAACCGCTCAAAGCTCATCCTGTACGAGATGAGCGTGTACGGCTTCACCGAGGGGGACAACGGGATCGTTAATCCCGGGAAGTTCGCGGGGATTACCGAGCGGATCGACGCAGGCTACTTCAACGATCTCGGCGTCACCGCATTGGCCCTGATGCCGCTTGCCGAGTACCCCGGTCCGCAGGGCTCCCGGGTTCTCGGCTACAGCACGTCCCTTTTCTGCGCAGTTGAGCGCGATTTCGGCAGCTGCGACGACCTGCGGCAGCTGGTCGATAACGCCCACGGCAAGGGGATTGCCGTCATCCTCGACGAGGTGTTCAACCACACCAGCAACGACTTCAACCCCCTGTACAAAATGATCCTGGAGCACCCGGACGAGGAGTTCAACCCGGAGGAGGGAGGGCTTTACTTCAGCGGCAAGACGCGGTGGGGCAACAGGGTCGCGACCGAAAAAGAGGACGTGCAGAACCTCCTGATCGACGCCTGCAAGCTGATGCTGGTCGAATACCACGTGGACGGATTCCGCTTCGATGCGACCCATACCGACTGGATGGACCATGGCTTCGTGCTGCGCCTGGCACGGGAGCTTACCTCCTTCCGCCCGTCCGTCGTTCTCATCGCCGAGAACCTCCCGAACCAGCAGGACCTGAACCGCTCGGGGTACGACGGCTTCTCCCAGTGGTCCGACCCGTTCCACGACAAGATGAAGGCGCTTTTGCGCGAGGGGGTTTTCGACAACAGCAACTTCTACAACGCCGACAAACTCGCCGACATCTTTTACTTCAGCAAGTCCCTCTACGCCGCGCACACCAACAACGCGGTCAACTACGTCGAAAGCCATGACGAAAGCAGCGTGAGTTACGAGGTCAAAACCAACCCCGCCCTGGACCAGCCCGCAACCAAAGAGCGCAAGGCGAGGCTGGGATTGTTTTGCACCATGACGGCGCTGGGGATACCGATGCTCTACATGGGGGGCGAATTCAATGTCGAGCGGGACAGGAACATCGTGAGCTTCGACTGGCCCAGCGATGGGCCTGGCAGCAACGGGTTCTTCCGGTGGGCAAGCAGGCTGATCCGGCTGCGCCGGCGCTATCCCGCGCTGCAGATCGAGGGGTACAGCCCAGCCGAGACGGGGCAGTTCGCCTGGATACTGGGACCTTGGATGGATGGGCGCCACGGCGGGGGGAGCTTGGTTCTCGGGTGGCGCCTATGGCCGACCCAATTTGCACACGACGCCATGGTGGTGCTGCTCAACTTCGAGAACCGCACGGTGAGCGTGGATCTGGAGTTGGGAGCGCGGGGTACCTGGCTCAAGCTAGCCGATGCCGACAACGCCAACGATATTGCGCCTGAAGGGAGTAACTCGGTAAGTGACGCCGCCGCGCTCAAGAGTTCCGACGGGCGCTTCGGCAGTTTCGATCTCCCAAGCTCAAGCTGCTTTCTTTACAAATGGGAGAGCGGTCAGGCTTAG
- a CDS encoding type II toxin-antitoxin system RelE/ParE family toxin yields the protein MVMVFRLSYYDEAVEVELDAWPVGLRAPFRALTIRMEEYGPNLGMPHTRALGNGLFEIRAKAEEGIGRAFFCTMVGRKIIILHSFIKKTDKTPKRELDIALARQKEVFGNEL from the coding sequence ATGGTCATGGTTTTCCGACTTTCATATTATGATGAAGCTGTCGAGGTTGAACTTGATGCTTGGCCAGTGGGGCTACGCGCACCTTTCCGGGCGTTGACCATACGTATGGAAGAATATGGGCCAAATTTGGGCATGCCGCATACTCGGGCATTAGGAAACGGCCTCTTTGAAATACGCGCCAAAGCAGAAGAAGGAATCGGTAGAGCCTTTTTCTGCACCATGGTGGGGAGAAAGATCATAATTCTCCATAGCTTCATCAAAAAGACGGACAAGACACCAAAACGGGAACTAGACATAGCGCTTGCCCGTCAGAAGGAGGTATTTGGTAATGAGCTATAA
- a CDS encoding helix-turn-helix domain-containing protein produces MSYKPISYHPKKKLEQELQDPTFKQEWEALEDEFAALDVLLKARKAAGLTQEQVAAKMGVSQPSLARVEASLCSHRHSPSLEMLRKYAAAVNCKLEIKLVPQH; encoded by the coding sequence ATGAGCTATAAACCGATTTCGTATCATCCCAAGAAAAAGCTGGAGCAAGAGCTTCAAGATCCGACTTTTAAGCAGGAATGGGAAGCCTTGGAAGATGAATTTGCCGCGTTGGATGTCCTGCTTAAAGCACGTAAAGCAGCGGGGCTTACCCAGGAACAGGTTGCCGCCAAGATGGGTGTGTCACAGCCATCGTTGGCAAGGGTTGAAGCGTCGCTTTGTTCTCACCGGCATTCTCCATCTCTGGAAATGCTTCGCAAATATGCTGCGGCTGTTAATTGTAAACTTGAGATAAAGCTGGTGCCGCAGCACTGA
- a CDS encoding type II secretion system F family protein: MLALITASIFASVTVLIGVLLYPLLSRQESVRQRLTKLMPQQEEEAPPLVPTPTKWQRTLSELGIKQQIRPADLRTYREAVTAAGFKKEAVYVFLGAKLFLAFLLPAGYLMLFALPRGTMASSISILVATACAVAGYLLPTIWLDRRAGVRKTAIFHALPDVLDLLTVCVEAGLGLDAAIIKTAENFQEKNCPLIAEFNAVILEIRAGRPRSEALKGLAERTTLDDIKALVSMLIQTEKLGTSLGKTLRIYSDSLRTKRKQLAEERAAKTAVKMLFPLTFCVFPAFMVVLLVPAFFRIFQMFKH, from the coding sequence ATGCTAGCCCTGATCACCGCATCCATCTTCGCCAGTGTGACGGTACTGATCGGTGTGTTGCTATACCCTTTGCTGAGCAGGCAAGAGTCGGTGAGGCAACGGCTGACAAAACTAATGCCGCAGCAAGAGGAAGAAGCCCCCCCCCTGGTGCCCACGCCAACGAAATGGCAGAGGACCCTTTCGGAACTGGGTATCAAACAGCAGATTAGACCTGCCGATCTCCGTACCTACCGCGAGGCGGTCACAGCCGCTGGTTTCAAAAAAGAGGCCGTTTACGTCTTCCTGGGTGCCAAGCTGTTCTTGGCTTTTCTCCTGCCGGCCGGCTACCTTATGCTTTTCGCGCTGCCACGGGGGACCATGGCCAGCAGTATCTCCATTCTCGTGGCGACCGCTTGCGCCGTCGCAGGGTATCTTCTGCCTACCATTTGGCTTGATCGACGCGCTGGCGTCCGCAAAACCGCCATCTTCCATGCCCTTCCGGACGTACTAGATCTGCTCACCGTTTGCGTCGAGGCAGGGCTCGGTCTCGATGCCGCTATTATCAAGACGGCTGAAAATTTCCAGGAAAAGAACTGTCCTTTGATCGCGGAGTTCAACGCAGTCATCCTTGAAATACGTGCGGGACGACCCAGGTCCGAAGCTCTCAAAGGGCTCGCGGAGAGGACGACCCTGGACGACATCAAGGCGCTGGTCTCCATGCTGATCCAGACGGAAAAGCTCGGCACGAGTCTTGGAAAGACCCTGCGCATCTACTCCGACTCCCTGCGTACGAAGAGGAAGCAACTGGCAGAGGAGCGAGCAGCAAAGACGGCAGTAAAAATGTTGTTCCCGCTTACCTTTTGCGTGTTCCCCGCCTTCATGGTGGTCCTGCTGGTACCGGCTTTTTTCAGAATATTCCAAATGTTTAAACATTGA
- a CDS encoding type II secretion system F family protein, whose amino-acid sequence MTATLLLIFVAVFLGTFPLFSLFTRARHSYLLRHRLRKMEGGATRGTAESEHVLLPEPTTAERVLARLPLAAFFKRQVALSGVNISTLGFLLFTGSISALGFIVLFAWKENVFLALLAAMALGAFPFAYLNYHRKKRRRLFAEQLPDAMVMMARSLRAGHSLAAAVELIGLELPEPIGGLFKLAYEQQKLGVRIADSLISLRERVESQDFNFFLTVTRINSESGGNLSEILDKLAETLRSRLQIRRQVEVITAEGRISGYVLVALPVVMFAGLYLLRPGYLDVFFTQRLCQLILGAAVLGQVVGFFIIRKIVNISI is encoded by the coding sequence ATGACTGCGACTTTGCTGCTGATCTTCGTTGCGGTTTTTCTGGGCACTTTCCCGCTCTTTTCCCTTTTCACGAGGGCGAGACACTCCTATCTGCTCAGGCACAGACTGAGAAAGATGGAGGGTGGTGCGACCAGAGGCACTGCAGAATCCGAGCATGTACTGTTGCCTGAACCGACAACTGCCGAGCGGGTTCTCGCGCGGCTTCCTCTAGCGGCGTTCTTCAAAAGACAGGTGGCGCTCTCTGGGGTGAATATCTCCACCCTCGGTTTTTTGCTTTTCACGGGCTCCATCTCGGCCTTGGGCTTCATCGTTCTCTTTGCCTGGAAAGAAAACGTCTTCCTTGCACTGCTGGCTGCTATGGCACTAGGGGCATTCCCCTTTGCCTATCTCAATTACCACAGGAAGAAGCGCCGTAGACTCTTCGCCGAACAACTGCCGGATGCAATGGTGATGATGGCGCGCTCACTGAGGGCGGGGCACTCGCTGGCCGCGGCGGTGGAACTGATCGGTCTTGAATTGCCGGAACCGATAGGCGGGTTGTTCAAGTTGGCCTACGAACAGCAGAAACTCGGCGTGCGAATAGCCGATTCCCTGATCTCGCTCCGCGAGAGAGTCGAAAGTCAGGACTTCAACTTTTTTTTGACCGTCACCAGGATAAACAGCGAGTCGGGAGGGAACCTTTCCGAGATTCTGGATAAGCTGGCCGAGACGCTAAGATCCCGGTTACAGATCCGCAGGCAGGTCGAGGTCATCACGGCCGAAGGGCGCATATCCGGATACGTGCTGGTCGCCCTGCCGGTGGTTATGTTTGCGGGCTTATATCTGCTTCGTCCGGGTTACCTGGACGTGTTTTTCACCCAACGGCTCTGCCAGCTTATTCTCGGTGCGGCGGTCCTGGGCCAGGTTGTCGGCTTTTTTATCATCAGGAAGATCGTGAACATATCCATCTAG
- a CDS encoding CpaF family protein — MSFSNYHSGQEPAADLVSPSFQELKSRIHRLLIDRIDLSKLELLRAGELEREIGAVIERLIVEEGVPLSRQEKESLVLEVQHETFGLGPIEPLLSSPDISDILVNNCSNTYVERNGKLEKTNIVFRDNNHLRQIIERIVTRVGRRIDESSPFVDARLPDGSRVNAIIPPLALDGPALSIRRFGLVPLKMNDLLALGTLDLRLATLIEGAVKTRMNILICGGTGTGKTTLLNVISEFIPENERILTIEDSAELQLKQDHVVRLETRPPNIEGAGQVTQRDLVRNALRMRPNRIILGEVRGAEALDMLQAMNTGHDGSISTIHSNTVRDALSRLSTMVMMAGMELPDRAIKEQIASAINIIIHLVRFPDGTRRIVKFSEITGMEGETIVMQDIVCFEQMGVDRDGRVQGRFRGTGVRPRLAERLKIHGLSLAPETFEGD, encoded by the coding sequence ATGAGTTTTTCAAACTACCATTCGGGTCAGGAACCTGCGGCAGACCTCGTCTCGCCTTCCTTTCAGGAATTGAAGAGCCGTATCCATCGCCTGCTTATCGACAGAATAGATCTATCCAAGCTCGAACTGCTCCGTGCCGGCGAATTGGAGCGGGAGATCGGCGCGGTCATCGAGAGGCTCATCGTGGAGGAAGGAGTTCCATTGAGTCGACAGGAAAAGGAGAGCCTGGTGCTGGAGGTGCAGCACGAGACGTTCGGTTTGGGTCCCATCGAACCTTTGCTGAGTTCTCCCGACATCTCCGACATTCTGGTCAACAACTGTTCCAATACATATGTCGAGCGAAACGGCAAACTGGAAAAGACGAATATAGTGTTTCGCGACAACAACCACCTGCGGCAGATCATCGAGCGCATCGTAACCAGGGTCGGGAGAAGAATCGACGAGTCATCCCCTTTCGTCGACGCCCGGCTACCCGACGGCTCCCGTGTCAACGCCATCATCCCCCCGCTGGCCCTGGACGGCCCGGCCCTCTCCATCCGCCGCTTCGGGCTGGTGCCGCTCAAAATGAACGACCTCCTGGCGCTGGGCACTTTGGACCTGCGCCTGGCAACGCTGATCGAGGGAGCGGTCAAGACGCGGATGAACATCCTGATCTGCGGGGGAACCGGCACGGGCAAAACGACTTTGCTCAACGTGATCTCCGAGTTCATACCGGAAAACGAGCGAATTCTAACCATCGAGGACTCGGCCGAGTTGCAGTTGAAGCAGGACCATGTGGTGCGGCTGGAAACTCGCCCGCCAAACATCGAAGGAGCCGGCCAAGTCACCCAGCGAGACCTGGTGCGAAACGCCCTGCGCATGCGCCCCAACAGGATCATACTGGGCGAGGTCCGCGGCGCTGAAGCGCTGGACATGCTGCAGGCGATGAATACAGGGCACGACGGCTCGATATCTACTATCCACTCCAACACGGTGCGCGATGCCTTGTCCCGGCTTTCCACTATGGTCATGATGGCAGGAATGGAGCTGCCTGACCGTGCCATCAAGGAGCAGATCGCCTCCGCGATCAACATCATCATACACCTCGTGCGGTTCCCCGACGGGACCCGCAGGATCGTCAAGTTCTCGGAGATAACCGGCATGGAGGGCGAAACCATAGTCATGCAGGATATCGTCTGCTTCGAGCAGATGGGGGTAGACCGGGACGGGCGGGTGCAAGGCAGGTTCAGGGGAACCGGTGTTCGGCCAAGGCTTGCGGAACGCCTGAAGATCCACGGACTCTCCCTGGCGCCGGAAACATTTGAAGGGGACTAA
- a CDS encoding AAA family ATPase, giving the protein MKQQITAFLIDSDTASASKINSTLMSMEGEARLLGAARNLQEGMQAIQASNPNIVILEVNDLERGTKETELLLSRCPQSAAFISSAAMSPEWILKLIRAGASEYLSRPILAAELIDAVNKVARRRTVKHAPNTGTVFSVYHPSGGVGTTTIAVNLAAMLSAQGHSTALVDLNLYSGDVSAFLDLTPRYTLADVMPKAGQIDASFLKSVIAPHPSGVHVLDCPGHVAETNRITTELLQEVIDVLRTIFEYTVIDTGGELFGCNLATFNLSNRILFATVLTVPCLRTAKRYLTAMADVGLGPDRVKLVVNRYLPRDDIRISDAEKVLRTKAYHMLPNNYTDHKTSVNKGVPLALYLTRSSFSKSMDQLARQLCQDSTR; this is encoded by the coding sequence ATGAAACAACAGATAACTGCGTTTCTCATAGACAGCGATACTGCTTCCGCCAGCAAGATCAACAGCACGCTGATGAGCATGGAGGGCGAGGCACGCCTGCTCGGTGCAGCTAGGAACCTGCAGGAGGGGATGCAGGCAATTCAAGCCTCCAATCCGAACATCGTGATCTTGGAGGTCAACGACCTGGAGAGGGGAACAAAGGAGACGGAACTCCTGCTTTCGCGCTGCCCGCAGAGCGCGGCGTTCATCAGCAGTGCGGCGATGAGCCCCGAGTGGATACTCAAGCTGATCCGCGCCGGAGCCAGCGAGTATCTGAGTCGTCCTATCCTGGCCGCCGAACTGATCGACGCGGTCAACAAAGTGGCGAGGCGGCGGACGGTCAAACATGCGCCAAACACCGGGACTGTCTTCTCCGTCTACCATCCGTCGGGCGGGGTGGGCACCACCACCATAGCAGTCAACCTGGCGGCGATGCTCTCAGCCCAGGGACACAGCACCGCACTGGTCGACCTAAACCTTTACAGCGGCGACGTCAGCGCATTTCTCGATCTGACGCCCCGCTACACTCTGGCCGACGTCATGCCCAAGGCGGGCCAGATCGATGCCAGTTTTCTCAAGAGCGTCATCGCTCCGCATCCAAGCGGTGTGCATGTCCTGGACTGTCCTGGCCACGTGGCCGAAACGAACCGGATCACTACTGAACTTCTTCAGGAAGTTATCGACGTACTGCGCACCATCTTCGAATACACCGTGATCGACACCGGCGGAGAACTGTTCGGTTGCAACCTGGCCACCTTCAACCTCTCTAACCGGATCCTCTTCGCAACGGTACTCACCGTTCCCTGTTTAAGAACCGCCAAACGGTACCTAACTGCCATGGCTGACGTAGGTCTTGGTCCGGACCGGGTAAAGCTGGTGGTCAACCGTTACCTTCCCAGGGACGACATCAGGATTTCCGATGCCGAGAAGGTGCTCCGCACCAAGGCATATCACATGCTCCCCAACAACTACACGGACCACAAAACCTCCGTCAACAAGGGAGTGCCGCTGGCGCTATATCTAACCAGATCGTCTTTTAGCAAATCTATGGACCAACTGGCCCGGCAGTTGTGCCAGGACAGCACCCGCTGA
- a CDS encoding pilus assembly protein TadG-related protein, with protein MGTDSKLIRSEKGMVIVYVAILLMMMFGFLGLAVDGGHLFKVRGELQNAADAAALKGAWHLYTRPTDPTQLPTLQWEVARFQAQQMITENSSDNTALKDAMVDVGYWNTNSNILQPTTLPTPVPGVDIPAVRVIASRSDGNNGGPVKNFFMQIFGKDYSQVSSRAAVAMLGFPYTVPPAVPAELFPLALSKCMTDQYFSQVPMPDPPPEIRISSPYIPGGDTCYSGQWTSFKADTNDVRTIKDLMYKGNPEPLAIGDEIWIEPGVEGSLYNHIVPDWLPEGGKDVIMAIVDAGTSDLSVKGDLPITGFASFHIDGAVLKGLDKYVYGHFIEYFTSPPGTMPGGPPTNTLTRPRLIQ; from the coding sequence ATGGGTACCGATTCCAAATTGATCCGCAGTGAAAAGGGAATGGTGATCGTCTACGTGGCGATCCTATTGATGATGATGTTCGGGTTCCTGGGCCTGGCCGTGGACGGTGGCCATCTTTTCAAGGTGCGCGGCGAGCTCCAGAACGCCGCAGACGCCGCGGCGCTGAAGGGTGCCTGGCACCTCTACACAAGGCCGACCGACCCTACCCAGCTCCCGACGCTGCAGTGGGAGGTGGCTCGTTTTCAGGCGCAGCAGATGATCACCGAGAACAGCTCGGACAACACGGCCCTGAAAGACGCCATGGTCGATGTTGGGTACTGGAATACGAACAGCAATATCCTGCAGCCGACTACATTGCCGACTCCCGTACCCGGTGTGGACATCCCGGCAGTGAGAGTCATCGCCTCGCGCTCTGACGGAAACAACGGCGGCCCAGTGAAAAACTTTTTCATGCAAATCTTCGGAAAGGATTATTCGCAGGTAAGCTCGAGGGCGGCAGTCGCCATGTTGGGATTTCCGTACACCGTCCCCCCTGCCGTCCCTGCCGAACTTTTCCCTTTAGCCCTTTCCAAATGCATGACCGACCAATATTTTTCGCAGGTTCCCATGCCCGATCCTCCTCCAGAAATAAGGATCAGTTCCCCCTACATACCCGGAGGCGACACCTGTTATTCGGGCCAGTGGACCTCGTTCAAGGCCGACACAAACGATGTGCGGACCATCAAAGACCTGATGTACAAAGGCAACCCTGAACCGCTTGCCATAGGAGATGAAATTTGGATCGAGCCGGGCGTTGAAGGGTCGCTCTATAACCATATAGTTCCCGACTGGCTTCCGGAGGGAGGCAAAGATGTGATCATGGCGATCGTCGATGCCGGGACCAGCGATCTCTCGGTGAAAGGTGACCTCCCGATAACCGGGTTTGCCTCCTTCCATATCGACGGAGCCGTCCTCAAAGGCCTCGACAAGTATGTGTACGGCCATTTCATCGAGTACTTTACCTCTCCCCCAGGAACTATGCCGGGCGGGCCACCCACAAATACATTGACTCGGCCGCGCCTGATTCAATGA
- a CDS encoding type II and III secretion system protein family protein, with product MEPFATGRKVCLLLVLLLALCYPVAAHAAVTTEVVVNRSVLVDLHTKSERVSIASPDVAELVVISPTQLQINGKKVGSTTLIVWDTAGKTSFFDVRVKRNESVLESQIEALQDQIQQMAPKDNIKVDYANDTIVLSGTAANEQTVAKALQLAQAYTAGNGSKAGAPATDPPLDTSRSSYQLSETQTGRQGGDADTVITVLNHVEIVEPQQVLLEVKVAQVDKTALKSLGISAFIRGASAEGFSNLVGAPVGELAIKNPDGSVRSQATGIAGPIPGLANFTPIDSYQLGVSSFKAGIGAVLRALVTKNLAKVLAEPNLMVQSGQVGKFLAGSKIPYSIVSGVGALSATSIQFIDVGVKLNFKPEVLENGLISLKIDPAEVSSITGVLAVNGYPIIDTREVRTRVKLKDGESLILAGLLQEEAIKAMSKIPILGDIPILGALFRSTQDDIKEKELVFFITPKLVTASAPGSRILLPTDKPLTPEQEKELQWVPIPN from the coding sequence ATGGAACCGTTCGCAACCGGAAGGAAAGTCTGCCTGCTCTTGGTGCTTTTGTTAGCTCTCTGCTATCCCGTAGCCGCGCACGCGGCAGTGACCACAGAGGTCGTGGTCAACAGGAGCGTGCTGGTTGATCTGCATACGAAATCGGAGCGGGTCTCTATCGCTTCTCCCGACGTTGCGGAGCTTGTGGTCATTTCCCCTACTCAATTGCAGATCAACGGGAAAAAGGTAGGCTCCACGACCTTGATTGTCTGGGACACCGCTGGAAAAACCAGCTTCTTCGACGTTCGCGTCAAGCGAAATGAGAGCGTTTTAGAGAGCCAGATCGAGGCATTGCAGGACCAAATCCAGCAAATGGCTCCAAAAGACAATATCAAGGTCGATTACGCCAACGACACGATAGTTCTCTCAGGGACGGCCGCCAATGAACAGACGGTGGCAAAGGCGCTACAACTGGCGCAGGCCTATACCGCCGGCAACGGCTCGAAAGCGGGCGCTCCAGCAACCGACCCACCCCTCGACACGTCCAGGTCTTCCTATCAGTTGTCCGAAACCCAAACAGGTCGGCAGGGAGGAGACGCTGACACAGTTATCACCGTCCTGAACCACGTTGAGATAGTCGAGCCCCAGCAGGTTCTCCTGGAAGTGAAGGTGGCCCAGGTGGACAAGACCGCACTGAAGTCACTGGGGATCAGCGCATTCATAAGGGGAGCCAGCGCCGAGGGGTTTTCTAACCTGGTGGGAGCGCCCGTCGGCGAACTCGCGATTAAAAACCCTGACGGATCCGTCAGATCGCAGGCCACCGGCATAGCCGGGCCCATCCCCGGTTTGGCCAATTTCACGCCTATCGATTCGTACCAGTTGGGCGTCTCGTCGTTCAAGGCCGGCATAGGCGCAGTATTGAGGGCCCTGGTTACGAAAAACCTGGCCAAGGTGCTGGCGGAGCCGAACCTGATGGTGCAAAGCGGACAGGTCGGGAAATTCCTCGCGGGCAGCAAGATCCCCTATTCAATCGTTTCCGGCGTCGGCGCTTTATCCGCCACATCAATCCAGTTCATCGACGTAGGGGTAAAGCTGAACTTCAAGCCGGAGGTGCTCGAAAACGGTCTGATCTCGCTGAAGATAGACCCTGCCGAGGTTAGCAGCATAACCGGAGTCCTTGCCGTAAACGGCTACCCCATCATCGACACACGTGAGGTTCGCACCCGCGTCAAGCTTAAGGATGGCGAAAGCCTGATCCTTGCCGGACTGCTGCAGGAGGAGGCGATAAAGGCGATGTCCAAGATACCCATTCTGGGGGACATCCCCATTCTTGGCGCCCTGTTCCGGTCCACCCAGGACGACATAAAGGAAAAGGAACTGGTCTTTTTCATCACGCCCAAGCTAGTTACAGCCAGCGCTCCGGGAAGCCGGATTCTGCTTCCCACGGACAAGCCCCTGACTCCAGAGCAGGAAAAGGAGCTCCAATGGGTACCGATTCCAAATTGA
- the cpaB gene encoding Flp pilus assembly protein CpaB has translation MTRPSAMTTVTIIALLLGGLATIMANNYLKKQADKPYEGVPIASAAVDLPLGSKLNATQVKLATWPKDALPAGGYQDYKPLVGRIVVRPLSAGEVITENKLMPLNSSGGIMTYMVPDGHRAVTVSVNEVAGVAGFITPNSRVDVLLTIPRPGSTNERDNISKIILQNVPVLATGQVTEQKEGGKPGVVPTVTLDVTPIEAEKLIVGTKKGSLQLLLRNVIDVASVDTKGATVSRALGGTETLQRALVVRHAPARTKVAAAKPAATPAPAKFTMEVIKGGTKSVREFVQD, from the coding sequence ATGACCAGACCGAGTGCCATGACCACGGTAACCATAATTGCACTTCTGCTTGGTGGACTCGCAACCATTATGGCGAACAACTACCTCAAGAAGCAGGCGGACAAGCCATACGAGGGTGTGCCGATAGCATCCGCTGCCGTGGATCTTCCCCTGGGCTCGAAGCTGAATGCCACCCAGGTCAAGCTGGCAACCTGGCCTAAGGACGCTTTGCCTGCAGGCGGCTACCAGGACTACAAACCCTTGGTAGGGCGGATCGTGGTGCGTCCCTTGAGCGCGGGAGAAGTCATAACAGAGAACAAGCTCATGCCGCTCAATTCTTCCGGCGGCATCATGACGTACATGGTGCCTGACGGACACCGTGCGGTGACAGTCTCTGTCAACGAGGTCGCCGGGGTGGCGGGTTTCATCACCCCCAACAGCAGGGTCGATGTTCTGCTCACCATACCGCGACCAGGAAGCACCAACGAACGGGACAACATCAGCAAGATAATCCTGCAGAATGTTCCGGTGCTGGCAACAGGGCAGGTCACCGAGCAAAAGGAAGGCGGCAAGCCGGGGGTCGTGCCGACGGTGACGCTGGACGTGACTCCCATAGAAGCGGAGAAGCTCATCGTCGGCACCAAAAAGGGATCCCTGCAATTACTCCTTAGGAACGTGATCGATGTTGCTTCCGTCGACACGAAGGGCGCCACGGTATCCAGGGCACTGGGGGGGACCGAGACACTGCAGCGCGCGTTGGTAGTTCGTCATGCTCCGGCCCGCACCAAGGTGGCGGCTGCCAAGCCGGCTGCTACCCCTGCGCCGGCTAAATTTACGATGGAGGTCATCAAAGGGGGAACTAAGTCTGTCCGCGAGTTTGTACAGGACTAG